The Fibrobacter sp. UWB5 DNA segment TTCTGTACTTGCTCAAAATCTTGACGCGGGTCTCGTGACCCACACCTGGCATCTTGAGCCATTCGACTTCCAAGTCCTTTTTGCGCTTGCTGCGTTGGTAGGTGATGGCGAATCGGTGCGCCTCGTCGCGGGCATTCTGCAAAAGCTTTAGTGCAGGGCTGGTGCGGTGCAGCACGATGCTCTTGCGGTCGTCGGGGAACACGATTTCTTCGAGACGCTTGGCGAGGCCGATGAGCGGTAAATCTTGGTCGTGGCCGAGCTCCTTCAGAATCTGCATGGTGGCGTCTACCTGGCCTTTACCGCCGTCGCATACCCACAAGTCGGGCATGGGTACGCCCTCGTTTTCGAGCCTGCGAATACGGCGGGTCATCACTTCGCGCATGCTGGCGAAGTCGTCGACTCCTTCCACTGTCTTGATGATAAACTTGCGGTAGTTGGCTTTGTCGGGGCGCCCGTTCTTGAAGGCCACAAGGCTAGCTACGGTGTTCGTGCCCGAAAGGTGAGAAATATCCACGCACTCGATGCGGAACGGCGTCTTTTTGAGTCCGAGAACTTTTTGCAGTTCGAATACGCTCTGGTCGATTTCGCTGTACTTTTGCACTTCGGCGCGCATTTCCACGAGAATCATGTCGGCATTGGCGCCAGCTAGTTTCAAGAATCCGAGCTTTTCGCCGCGCTGGGGGCTTGAAAAACGCACCTTTCTTCCGGCTTTTTCCGAAAGTGCCTGTTCCAGAATCTCGCGGTCTTCCGGGAGCACGATGTCGGTTGCGATTTCGGCAGGAATCAGGGGCGCCTCCATATACCAAGGAAGCACCATCTGCCTGAATATTTCGGTCTCGTCGTCTTCGAGTTTGCATTCCAGCCGGTAATGCCTGCGCCCCATGAGCACGCCCTTGCGGTATTCCAAAATCACGGCCGCGGCCATGTCGCCATTACGGCGGAGCGTTACCACGTCCAGTGACAAGTTCGGGTCGCTGGTATCGGTCTTCTGGTGCGTGCCGGAAGCCTGCAATGCCTGGATTGCATCGCGCTTTTTCATGGCGGTTTCAAAATCCAGGTTGGCACTCGCTTCTTCCATCTCGCGCTGCCATTTGTCAATCAAGTCGTCGCGTTTGCCTTCGAGCATCAGGCGCGTACTTTCTACATCCTTGGCGTACTCTTCTTGCGTAATGAGCCCGGCACAGGGGGCGCTGCAACGCCCGATATGGTAGTTGAGGCAGGGGCGCACGGGGTGCTTGGCCGGCAGTTCCATGGAACATTCGCGAATTTTGAACAGCCTTGCCGATATGTCGATGAGCTTGTCGATGTATCGCGAACCCATGTACGGGCCGTAATACTGGCGACCGTCCTTCTTGACCGAGCGCGAAAGCGATAGCCTCGGGAACGGTTCCTTGACCGAGAACGCCAGGTACGGAAAGTGCTTGTCGTCCTTCAGGAGCACGTTGTACTTGGGCGTGTGCTTTCGGATCAGGTTTGCTTCTAGAATCAGCGCCTCTTCTTCGCTTTCGGTAATAATCCACTCGATGTCGCGAATGTGGGGGAGCATCAGCGTGGCCGCACGGTGGCCGTTGTGCTCGGAGCCGTCGAAGTAACTGCGGACGCGGTTCTTTAGAACTTTAGCCTTTCCGATGTAAATGATTTTCCCTTGGGCGTTCTTCATGATGTAAACGCCCGGCCGGTCCGGCAATTCCGTCAGTCGCCGCTGTATATGTTCATTTACAGAAATCATTTGTTTTTTGTGAAAAAATTTAGTTATCTTAATAATGTTAAAGTTCTAAAACTCATTAGACGGAGCAAAAATGAATTTAGAAAAAATGAGTGTTTTATCTCAAAAAATCGAGGGTGTGCTGGGCACGGTCCGTACCCTCAAAGAAGAAAATGCAAAAATCAAACGCGAATTGTCGCAGGCTGTGGCCATGGCGCAGGACAAGACCCTGTTGCTTGAATCGGCCAAGCACGACCTGGCAGACTGCAAGGCCGCCCTTGACGCCCGCGCCAACCAGGCAAACGCGCAGCAGGAAATGCTGAATCAGAAAGATGCCGAAATCGCAAAGTTTGTCGACCGTGTCACGGTCTTTGGACAGCAGCTTGTCGAAAAGGACGGCTGTATTGAAAGCCTGAACGACAAGATCCGCGAACTGACCGAAAAGTCCGACTTGCTGACCGGCCAGGTGAACGAAAAGGCGGAACTCCTGGGCGCCCTCAATACCCAGGTGGCCGAAAAGGATGCGACTATCGCAAGCCTCATGGAACAGCTTTCCGAAAAGAACGCCCTTGTAGACAGCCTGAACGAACAGCTGCAGGCCCAGAACGAAGAAATTGCCGAAGCCCAGGAAAAGTTCAACCAGTTGGTGGCAACCATCGAAAACGAACTGGGTACAGACATTGCTATCGACCAGGATGAATCTGCCGAACAGCCCGCAGAAGAATCTGTCGAAGAAACTGCAGAAGAAGCCCCGGAAGAACCTGCTGAAGAATCCGCAGAACAGGCCGACGCTGCAGATGATCTGGTGCTTGAAGAAGTGCCTACCGAAGAATCTGCGGAAGAAGAAGTGGCTCAGGAACCCGAAGACGATGTTCCGACTATCGAAGTTCATGGGGCCGACGAGAACGACAACGATCTGTTCGCGAGCAAGCAGGAGGGCTCGCAGACAAATTTTTTCGGATAAGGATGCTGATGGACGATGATCCATTCGGCGTAGGGATTAAATAATGGCTAGCATCGAACCTTTGAAATCGGTAACTATTACCGTTGCCCAGGAATCCATTCAGATTCGCACCGACTTGCCCGATGCGGAATTGAATGACATCGTGGAAAATATCAACCAGCGTTTTGAACGCTCGGCAAAGTTCCAGATGGACAACCGTAAGCGCATGGCATTGCTTACCGTGGAGCTTATGTCCGAAATCATGGAACTCCGCAAGCAACTGGGTCGCGCTAAAAACTATTATGACCAGATGGAAAAGGAAGTCCAGAACCTGACGCTCCTCTTGGACGAAGGCGTGGACAATATCGAACAGCTTTAACAAGTCTTACAAATTAAAAGAAAACCCGAGCGCTCGCCCGGGTTTTTCGTTTGTTAAAGGTTTAGGTTTATTCGACGTCGGCGCCTTCGACGCAGCGCACGTTGTAGGCACGGGGACCTTCGCTGGACTGGAATGCCTTTTCGACATCTTCGCCGGAATAGGCCTTGATTCTCCAAGAGGTGTTGCTACCGTTTTGGATAATCCAGATGTAGCCTTGTCCGTCGTTCAGGCCGAATTCCGAGACCTTGCCCTCTTCGTCGAGCTTGAATCTTCCGCCAATGACCCACCAGCTATCGGGCTGGGCTGCGGCTGCGGCGGTGACTTCGTCTGCGGTCGGGAGACGCCAGCCCATGGGGCAGACTCTCTGTGCAACGCCGTAAGTGTAGTACACGCTCTTGTTCTTGGCGCATACGTCGTTGCCTTCCTTGTCTTCGCAGAAACTTCCGTTTTCGGTCTTGTACCTCAGGTTTTCAGCCATCCAGCGGACGCCAGCGACCGTTTCCAGTTTATAGGATTGGTTGTCGCGCATATCCGTCATGGTGTTGCCGCTGATGGTCGGCGGAACCTTTGCTTCTTCGGACATGCCGATGTCGATGCTGAGAGCAGACGACGAGGACTGGAGATCCGGGTTGGAAGTCATTCCGGCATACTTGGTTTCGCACTCCTGGCTCCAGCAGAAAACGCCACTGCTGTAGTTCGGGGTTTCGATCTTGCTCAAGTCAATGTCTTGCTTGACGATGGAATCACGGGTAATTGTTACCGTGCCGGGTTTTCCATCGCTGGACGACGGCGTCGGGTCCGAATTGCCATTAATAGAGGAAGAGCTTGTTGCAGGAGCTTCCGTTAATGATGAAGAAGATGACGCGACCGGAGATTCTTTTGCAGAAGAAATAGCAGGCTCTTCAGCAATAGGTCCGTTCGGGGTCAAGATATCATTGTCGGAACACCCCCAGAATAAGCACACCACACCCACACATCCCAAAAATGTAGTGATCTTTTTCATGCCTGTAAATATAGTTTACATTTTGGGACTTAACGAGAAAAAAGAAATTTACTATGTTTTAACTCACTATGTCGAACGTTGAAATCTTTGATACTACTTTTGCAATGACCATCCTTGTGGTCCTTGCACTCGTTGTTCCCACGGCCCTTTTGGTGGCAAACTGGTTCCTGCACCCCGGGAAAATCAAGGGGACCTCGATCAAAGGTACGTCCTACGAATGCGGTGTCGCGCATGTTTCCGGTACTTCGGGTGAACGATATCCCGTAAAGTATTACATGGTCGCCATGTTGTTCCTGGTCTTTGACCTCGAAGTGGCGTTCCTCTACCCCTGGACCGTTCAGTTCCTCAAGGGCGGCTGGGACTTGCTGTTCGTGTTGCTCGGATTCCTCGTGATTCTTGAAGCAGGCTATATCTACCTGGTCAAGAAGGGTATCCTCAACTGGACTCGAATCCAAGACTAAGATTCGGGAAAGAGTATTCTATCTCAACTAAACGAGCGCGGTCCCATGGGGCCGCGCTTGTTTTATGAACAAAACATTTTTCTACTTTATTGACTATGAATAACGCAACGCCTGACTTTAATTCGCAACATTTTGAAGTTGCCGGTTTTATTCGCGAAGTGTTCGGCTATATGGAACGCTTCAAGGGCCAGCTGTTTGTGCTGAAAATCGAGGATGACCTGATGAGTCACCCCCTTTTCCCGGTGCTTATGCGCGACATTGCGCTTTTGCACAAGGCGGGTATCCGCATTATTATCGTGCCGGGTACGCGTAACAGCATCGATGCCCAGCTCAAGGCGTGGGAACTGGAATCCACGTTCCATGCCGGCGTGCGTCTTACCAGCGAAGAGGCCTTGCCCCACATCGAGCAGGCTTCTCTCGGCGTTGCACAGCATATCATGAGCCATCTTACGGCAAGCGGCCTGAGGGGCATTCAGGGTAACTGGGTGCTGGCTCGTAGCATGGGCGTTATCGACGGTGTCGACTACATGCGCACCGGCCGTATCGAACGTATCCAGCGCGATATCCTGGAACAGCTTTTGGAAGAAAAGTTCGTGCCGATTATTCCGCCGATTGGCTGGAACAAGCTCGGACACGCCTACAATATCAGTTCTACTGAATTGGCGACCGAACTTTGCAAATATATGAAGGTGGGTAAGCTCTTCTTCATCGGTAACCAGAACGGTATCAAGCTCGAAGGCCTTGTGACCGGCCGGAACACCAAGTACCTGGAACCCACGGATTCGGGCGTTATTTCGGCTATGGACGTGGACCAGGCCAAGGAACTGTTGGAACTCAATTCCGACCAGCTTGACTTTGCGCAGATGGATTACCTGATGAATGCCATTCGGGCGTGCGAAGCGGGAGCGAACCGTGTTCACTTGCTGAGCGGTGAATTCCAGGGCAGCGTGCTGCAAGAAGTATTCAGCGCCCGCGGTGACGGTACCATGGTGTACGCCAACCAGTACTCCAGTATCAGGCCCGCGAACATCGAAGATATTCCCGATATCCTGCGCATTATGCAGGACTACATCGACAAGGGATTCTTGGTGCCGCGTACCCAGGAAAGCATTTCCGAAAAGCTCAAGGATTACGTTGTCTACAGCATTGACAACAGCATTCACGGCTGTGGCGCCTTGCACGAATTCGAAGACGGTATGGCCGAAGTCGCCGGCATTGCAGTGGGCGCGAATTACCGCAAGTCGGGCATTGGCGACGCCATCGTGCGCCACTTGATTTCTGTCGGCCGCATGAAGGGCTACAAGAAGTTGTTCTTGCTGACGACGCAGGCGCTCGATTGGTTCTACCACTTCGGATTCGAAGATGGTACGGTCAGCGATTTGCCCAAGAGCAAGCGCGAACATTACAACCAGAAACGGAAATCCCGTATCTTGATTCTTCCGCTGGAGAAATAATGAATACTCTTGAAGCTATCAAGACTCGTCGTAGTACCCGCAAGTTCAAGGCGCAGCCAGTGGAACTTGAAAAGTTGCAGACCATCGTGGATGCGGGCCGTTTCGGCCCCACCGGCGGTAATGCGCAGACTAACCATTTCTTCGTGATTTCGGATGCGGCGGTGATTGCAAAGCTCAAGGAACTCGTACAGTCCGCCTTTGCCGCGATGGAACTCCGCGAAGACCTTTACAAGAGTCTCAAGAATTCCATTACGCTTGCCCGTAAGGGCAACTATTCCTTCTGCTATACCGCACCCGTGCTTATCGTGGTCGCAAACAAGAAGGAATACGGCAACAATATGGCCGATGTCGCCTGCGCCGTCGAAAACATGATGCTTGCGGCGAACGAACTCGATCTCGGCAGTTGCTACATCAATCAGCTCAAGTGGCTGAATGAAGACCCGACTTTGCTCGAATACCTGCGCTCCCTCGGCCTTAAGGAAGACGAACGCGTGTACGCTTCCGTCGCCATTGGCTATGCCGATACCGAAAGCGGCCTCCCGAACCGTACGGAATCCCCGCGCATCGGAAACGAAGTCGTATTTGTGTAAACATCCTTTTGGTTAGGACATTTTCTAGTTAGGATATTTTGTCCATACGGAATGCGTCTTGAATGATTCAAGGCGCTTTTTTGTGATGTATATTTTAGCTGGGTTGTTTAAATAAGGGTTGCATGCGCTTCCCTAAAGGGTTGTTTATGCTTAAAAGCATTCTCAGGACTGCGGCAGTGGCCGCTTCCATTTCCGGGGTTTCGTTCTCGTTCGCCGAGACGCTCCCTACTGCAAATCAAATTTTCGAGAAGATGGGTTTCGGCATCAACATCGGTAATACGATGGAAGTGCCGGGGAATCCGACCGGTTGGGGCAACAAGTTCCCGACCGAAGCCTATATCGATTCGGTCAAGGCGGCGGGCTTTAGCACTATTCGCATTCCGTGCGCTTGGGATAGTCATGCGACAAACGGCGTAATTAACGAAAGTTGGATGGATTCGGTGCAGACGGTCGTGGACATGTGCATGCGCGCAGGACTAGTGACCGTCTTGAATATTCACTGGGATGGCGGCTGGCTCGAGGGCAACTTGAGCGACGACAAGAAAGACGAAGTGAATGCAAAGCAGAAGGCTTACTGGACGCAGATTGCAAACCGCTTCAAGAACTATAACGAGCGCCTGCTTTTCGCGAGTGCGAACGAGCCTGCGACTACCGATGACAATTACAAGCACGAAACCGAAATTCTCATGACATACCACCAGACCTTTGTGGATGCCGTGCGCGCCACCGGTGGCAACAATGCAAGCCGTACGCTCGTGATTCAAGGACCGTCGACAAGCGTGGACCGCACTTGCGAAGTCATGCCTGTTTCTAAACTGCCGAAGGACGTGATTGCGGACCGCCTGATGGTCGAGGTGCATTACTACGATCCGTACACTTACACGCTCATGAACGAGCCTGCCGATTGGGGCGCAATCGTGCAACCGCAGTATTACTGGGGTACAGAAGACTTGGCGACTGGCGATGACATCGTACACAACTGCGGCTATAATGCTTGGGCAAATGCCATGGGCGATCCCTGTACAGGCGACCGCATGGACGACCAGTTCGGCAAAATGAAGACGAACTTTGTCGACAAGGGAGTTCCTGTCTTAATCGGCGAATTCGGCGCGAACGACCGCGTGGGAGTTCTGACGGGCGACAAGTATGCCAAGCATCGCAAGGGGCGCCTTGCGTATTATGACTACTTGATGAAATCTGCCTTCAAGCACAAGGTGGTGCCTGTCGCCTGGGATACGGGCCACGAGGGCGAAAACAATATGACGATTATCCGCAGGCAATCGGAACCCGACGGCTCCGTGTTCGATCTGGAAGTTCTGAACATCATGCGTCACGCTTATGGGCTTGCCGATTACGTGAATAACGGAATCACGCATGTCGAAGACTTTGCCAGTCCGACAAAGATTGCTGCGGCGAAGTCGCAGGCCGCAAATTTGGGCCAAATTGTCCGTGTGGGTAATCGTCTCGAAGCGAACGGTAGTATTACTTTGTTTGACATGAACGGTGCGTTGGTGCGCCGCGCTGCCAATAACCTCTCGCTTGAAGGCCTTCCGCTTGGCATCTATTTTGCTAAGTGCAAGGGTAACTTGACTAAGGTAAATCTTAGATAACATTATTTTGTAAAATTACGTTTAATGTCCAAGGAAAATCCAGGTTCCATGAGAATCTGGATTTTTTTGATATATATTCACTCTGTCACATTGAGTGATGAAGAGAAAAAATGTTTCGTTCTGTTTACGCAGTGTTAGGGTCCTTAATGCTGTTAGCCGCAGTGTCGGCTAACGCCTACACGATTAATTATAATCTGAACGGCGGCGTGAACAATCCTGAAAATCCCGAAAGCTATGACGAAGTCGCAGGCCGCTTCGACTTGAAAGATCCTTCTCGCGAAGGCTATTCTTTTTTGGGTTGGTATATTGAATTTTCCGAAGGCGTAGATGTTCCGCCCAACATGTACTACGGGGAATATCAAGATTATTCCATGTATGTACTGGCAAACTACCTCGGCAGCTTTAGCGTGTATGCCAGATGGGGACTCATTCCGCAGACTCCGCAACAAGATGAACGCGGCTGCTACCTGATCTATACGGCCGAAGAACTTTACGGCATTGCAACCGTTTCGATTGCCGATTCAACGGCGTTCTCCAAAAAAGACGATTATAAATTCGAAGGTTGCGTTTCTCTCCAGAACGATATCGTGGTGAACGAGAATCTTCTAGATTCCACCGGCAATTTGTCCAGGGAAGATTATGTGTGGTGGATTCCTTTGAAGTTCAAGGGAACCTTTGAAGGCAATGGCTACAAGATTTCTGGCTTGCGCGGCGGTGACGGATTCTTTGTAACTCTCGGCGACGAAAACGATGTGTGGGGCAAGAATGTCACGGTCGTAAGGAACCTGGGCGTTACGGATTCTTATTTCTCGGGCAGCGATGCTAGCGGAATTGTAGGCAAAGTCGTTGGCCTTGTCCAGATGACGAATGTCTATGCCGATGTCTCTATTCAAGGCTTGCGTTCTACGGTCGCAAGCAGCACTCCCGCAGCCGACAGCGTCCAGTTTGAAATTCACTACGTCTTGAACGGAGGCGAAAACAGCGAACTGAATCCGGCCAGCTATGTCAAGGGCGATTCTGCCATCGTTCTTGCCGACCCGCAAAAAGAAAACGACGAATTCGAAGGCTGGTTCTTGGACGAAGACTTTACGCAGAGAATCGATACCATCAAGACGGAACATTACGGCGATTGGACTCTCTATGCGAAATGGAAGAGCTACTTTGTCGTCGACATCGAAATGAACGGCGGCCAGTTCTATAACGGCACCGAATTCTACAAGCCCCATGTAGTCAAGTGGTCGGCGGATTCTGCGGCCTATGTGCTGGGGAAGGCTTACTGGTCCGGCTTTGAATTTGCGGGTTGGTATGCGGACTCGCTTTTGGAAGAAGAGATTACGGAAATCCCCGCCGGCAATACTGAAGACCTTACGGTTTATGCCAAGTGGAATACGACGGAATATACCATCACGTACCACATGAACGGTGGCGAAAATAACTTGGAAAACTTGACCGCGTTTAACGCAGCCGATGTCGGTTTTGAATACAAGACTCCTACTCGCGAAGGAGCGAAATTTTATCGCTGGACACCGGAAAAACTCAGCTACTATTCGGCGGTTCAGTTGACAGAGAAGAAAAGCGTCGATCTGTTTGCGGAATGGACTCCGGCTCCGCAGATGCCCGCACAAGATACAACGGGTTGCTACCATTTAAAGAACAAGGAAGAACTTTATTGGTTCGCGGGCCTTGTCAACGGCACCTTGGATAGCATCGAGCGCAATCCCAAGGCATGCGCCTCGCTCGACTCCGACATTGTCATCAACGAAAATATATGGCAGGATTCCGCGTTGAATCTCGACGACTCGCTGACCTATTTCGTGTGGGACGCCATCTGGGATTACGAAGGCGTGTTCTCGGGCAATGGCCATTCCATTACGGGCTTACTGGCGAACAGCAGCTGCGGTGACGAACACCTGTTCGCGGGAATGTTCTGCAACGTGAGCAATCACAAGAATGTCGTGAACGTCAAGGTCAATGGTTCCTATGTCCAGGAATTTGGCTACATTGACAACTTCGTCATTACCGGCGGTACCATGCCTGTGCAGCCGACGCACCAAGGCGAATGGCGCGCCGTGGTGGGTGGCAAGAGCGTGAGCCTGTTCGGACTTGCTCCGGGCAAGATGCTTTTCGTGTACGACTTGCAGGGCCGCCTGCTTCGCCGCGAAAGAACGGAACCCATGATGCTCATGGACTTTATGGATGCCGGCAAGTTCCTGATCCGCTACGGAAACGAAACTCGCGCTGTCACGATCCGCTAATTTTGCTATCTTTGGCCCCATGATGGATTTTAAGAAAATGGAAGACGGCTTCCGGATGATTCTGGAAGGCATGGGCGAAAACCCGAATCGCGAAGGTCTTATCGATACGCCCAAGCGTGTCGCCAAGATGTACGCCGAACTCATGACGGGCCTTTCGGGCGAGACACGTGCCGAAGACATTCTCAAGACTCGCTTTCACGAAAAGTACGATGAAATGATTATCGTGCCGGATATCGAGTTTGCAAGCATGTGCGAACACCATTTTCTTCCGTTCACGGGCAAGGCGCATGTGGCCTACATTCCGGGCGATTGCGTCGTTGGCCTTTCCAAGATTCCGCGCGTGGTAGAATTCTATGCTCGCTTCCCGCAGATTCAGGAACGCATGACGCGCCAGATTGCAGAACTCATCCAGAAGGAATTGAATCCGAAGGGCGTCGCGGTTGTTTTGGAAGCGTCTCACATGTGCATGACCATGCGCGGCGTCAAGAAGCCGGGTGCAACCATGGTGACCACACAGCTTTTGGGCCGATTCAAGACTGACGAAAAGACTCGCGCCGAATTCATGTCCAGGATTTACGCTCCTAGGTAAACGTTCTTTCAAAAAACGTGTTAATATTTTTCTGGTTTTAGTCCCCCGCTCTGGTCGGGGGCTTTTAATTTTTTTCAAAATAAGCTAAATGGGGTCGCCCGGCATGTGTAAGAATAACCTTATCCATTATGGATAAATTACATATAAATTAGAACGCGAAAATCTTGCTTTTTGAGCTAATTTCGCCATTTTTGGCTCCTTTTGACTATGGACTTATTGTCCATGGAAACTCGTTTCGGACTGTTTTTTTCGCTTGTTTTTCAAGGTATCTTTAGAATGGTGCTAAGGGAAAGGTATAAAAGGAGTCACAATGAAATCGAAATATTTCAAGAATTTGGCAAAGGGCCTGGTGGTTGCAGGCGCTGCCTTTGCTTTGGTCAACTGCGGCGATGCTGCGGATCAAGTCAATAACGCCGTTGCTGAAGCCCAGCAACAGTACCAGGATCAGCAACAGGGCGGTGGCTTGGCCACTGATCCGGCTACAAATCCCTCACAGACGGTGACTGACCCTGCACAACAGGGGACCGTTACTCCTGTGGATCCGGCAGACCCGAATGCGACTCCGACAGATCCGAATCAGGGTGTGACTGACCCCACTCTGCCTGCAGATTCTACGCAGACTGCTCAGCCCGCAGACACGACTGCCCAGGTGATTCCCCCCGAAGAACTTTGTTTGTCATCTAGCTTGCCCGATGCTTGTGGACCAGGAACGAATCCGCTTCCGACCAGCAGCGCAACAGTTGATCCCGTTGCAAGCAGTGCATCTGCAGAACCTGCTCAGTCCAGCTCCAGCGAAGCCGTAAAGCCGGCCTCCAGCTCTAGCGAAGCAGTCAAGCCCGCCTCCAGCTCTTCTAGCGAACAGGTTGTGTCTTCTTCTAGTGCAGCTCCCAAGGGCGTGTTCCTTGCCAGCGGTAAGGAAGAAGAAAAGGACCAATTGCAGGTCGAATACAAGACGGATACCGGTTGGGATCGCGGTGGCATTCTCGCTTACCCGAAACAGCTTTCTAACGACCAGAAGCACGCCGTCGTGGTGTGGGGCCCGGGTGGTGGTACTAAACCGGGTGCCTACGAAGGCATGATTCGCCGCCTCGCTTCTCACGGCTTTGTGGTGATTGCCCTAAAGGAATCTCCGGGTGATGCTTCTCAGGCTATCAAGGCGATTGACTGGATGGATCGGCAGAACAAGGATTCCAACAGCCCGCTTTACAACAAGCTTGATTTGAACACTGTCGGATGCTCCGGCCACTCCATGGGCGGCCTCGAATCCGAACAGGCCGTCATTAAGGACAAGCGCGTTCTTACCGCATTCCTGAACAACAGTGGCGACTGGAATGGCAACGGTGCGAACAAGGTTCCGACCGATCGCTCCATCGCAATCCTTTACGGCGAAGTTGGTATGGAAAAGGACAACGCCAAGAATGACTATAACAACCAGGGCGTTCGCGCTCCTGCCTGCCTTATCGAAATGAATGGCGGTCCGAGAAACAGTGAAGGTGGCTATGGCCACGGTTCCGGTTCTTGGGATGGCATGGCTGCAACGGTTGCTTGGATGCGCTGGCATCTCGGTGGCGAAACCGAACGCAAGGCCGACTTCGTTGGTTCCACTGGCAAGTATATTGATGGCAGCATCATCGGTAAGCAGGGCCATTGGAAAACCCAGTGCAAGAATTTCTAAGAAACTCCACACTCACTCCTTACACTCCGTCCGAATGGGCGGGGTGTTTTTTATTGACGAAGTCAATTCAAAACGCGGCGCCTCGGTCATGGGCAAGCGCGCTTGCCCGCGACTCTCGGCTTGGGTGTTTTTTTGTGGATTTCATCTTCGTTTATGCCGCAGAAATTAAAAGAATACACCTACATTTTTATTACGGGTTTGTCCGGTGGGCAAAACAAAGCTATCTTAATGCAGTAAACGGAGTTTAGTTCCATGAACGCAGCAATTTTGACGAATGAGTTCCCGCCGGAAATTTATGGCGGTGCAGGTATTCACGTAAAGTTCCTTACGCAGGAACTTGCAAAGCTTTGTCATGTGGAAGCACGTTGCTTTGGCGTGCAAGACGAAGACAAGGACAATATTCGCGCCATCGGTTTTTCTCGCAAGTTGGGTTTGAACCCGCACGATGATCGTTTCCAGAAGATTTTCAAGCCGCTCGACATTAACCTCCAGTGGGCGGCCGCTCTCAAGGATATCGACGTCATTCACTGTCATACATGGTACAGCCATTTTGGCGGCGTGCTCGCTAGCCGTCTTTTGCAGTGCCCGTTGATTCTCACGACGCATTCGCTTGAACCGCACCGTCCGTGGAAGGCCGAGCAGTTGGGCGATGGTGGCTACGCCATGAGCTGCTGGATTGAACGCACCGCTTACGAAGCGGCCGACGGCGTGATTGCCGTGAGCCAGGGCATGAAGCGTGACGTGATGAAACTCTACGGCGTTCCCGAAGACCGCGTGAAGGTGATTTACAACGGTATCGATCCGGACTTTTACGCTCCGACATTCAATGAAAGCATCCTCACCAAGTGGGGTGTCGATCCGAAGCGTCCGTATGTGTTGTTCGTGGGTCGCATTACGCGCCAGAAGGGCATTAGCCAGCTGATCCAGGCGATTCCGCAAATCGACAAGGGCGCCCAGGTGGTGCTCTGCGCCGGTGCTCCGGATACCATTGAACTTGCCGACGAATGCAAGGCTCTCATCGAAGAAGTCCAGAAGACTCGCGATGGCGTGGTCTGGATTCAGGAAGCCGTTCCGCACGAAGAACTCCGCGTGCTTTACAGCCATGCGACCGTGTTTGCAACACCTTCCCTCTACGAACCGTTCGGCATCA contains these protein-coding regions:
- the glgA gene encoding glycogen synthase: MNAAILTNEFPPEIYGGAGIHVKFLTQELAKLCHVEARCFGVQDEDKDNIRAIGFSRKLGLNPHDDRFQKIFKPLDINLQWAAALKDIDVIHCHTWYSHFGGVLASRLLQCPLILTTHSLEPHRPWKAEQLGDGGYAMSCWIERTAYEAADGVIAVSQGMKRDVMKLYGVPEDRVKVIYNGIDPDFYAPTFNESILTKWGVDPKRPYVLFVGRITRQKGISQLIQAIPQIDKGAQVVLCAGAPDTIELADECKALIEEVQKTRDGVVWIQEAVPHEELRVLYSHATVFATPSLYEPFGIINLEAMSCGTPVVGSAVGGIPEIIVDGETGFLVPLKAKSETDFEPADPKAFQTDFANKLNKILENPELAKKMGEVSRKRAIDVFSWKSIAKQTFDFYQECIDRYKREGKR